A window of Carassius carassius chromosome 48, fCarCar2.1, whole genome shotgun sequence genomic DNA:
TTGGTGTATTTAAGTGCTGCTgaatgtggagaaaaaaaaaaacgtaaagaaATGTACTTCCTTGATGGCTGGCACTTTTGGCCAAAGGCATGTTAGAAGGGACGTTGAAAGCCTAGCAAGTATTTTTGCACACTATTTAAAAGCTaaaatgctcaaaaatgctgtCATGGTTGGCAACTCACTAGCTTGTATAAAATCAgttgaatgatatatgaacaaacccttcTGTAAAAACTTAAAACATAGGAATAAAACTAAGTTTAAATGCTGTTGAAGTGGAGATATAAACTCATTAAAGATATGTATTAGAACTGAAATATAAAGATGCAATAAgtagaataataaaatcaaacGCATGATATGAAAAAACCTGAATCTGAAATAATCTGCATACAGAGTGcaataaaacataacaaaaagtgGTTTCTTTCCActtcattttatataaaaaaaaaaaaatagcccaaAATGTCTGAAGTGTATTCACTTAATACATCAAGGGAAACTTGTGTAATGTGATATTTATTACGTTCTCCCCAAACTCCCCATTGACTGTACCTTGTCAGAGTTGTTCCTGAGGGTCACAGATTTCCCCTCCAGGTCGATTTCCTCGATACTGACGCTTCCTGTCGCTTCGGCCTCCTGACTGATCTGGACTTTAGGAGCAGTGGTGGACGCTTCCTCCAGCTCCACACGCTTTCTCTTGGCACGGGAGCCACGTGAAGACGAAGAAGTGCTGCTCGCTGTGGTGCGGGACACTGTGACCCGTGAGGACGGGCTGGGGGACAACTTCAGCCTAGAGGAGACGGGACGCACATGCGTTTAAACAAACAGGAAATCACGTATGTGATTGTAAAAAGTAAATATAGAAAAGATGAACCGCACCAttaaaactagggatgcacgatattggaTTCTTGCTAATATCCGATATTTTTAAACTCATTTTGGCCGATACcgatatattttcttttgtttaaaaacAACAAGTCTCCGGTGCAGAAATTATGGTtagatttgaaaaaagaaaaaaaaaaaaaaaattacacattgaaTGAATAAAACTGGATAtatgaaattaatttataaatatgtttgactttttttattcagCTATAGCTTCTGacttttaaatcaaaatacactCGTGATTTTATGAGATCGAACATGCATTATTCAGAAACACAAGCTTCTTGTTGATAtgtgtattttgttttcattttgactATCACACACTGAATGATTCATCTTTGtacgtacatttttttaattaaatgcaggGATCTAAAACAGTGAATCTAATCATCATTCATGCAAAAGCTCACTTCAAGAAGACCACACCGTTTACGTGATGTAATCGCTAGCACACTGAGTTAATCCTCTTATtggcatatttttttaatatcgggccgatgccgatattcgCACTTTAGGCCATTATCGGCTAATACCGATATTGAACCgataatattgtgcatccctaataaaaCGAAATGTTTACACGACTTCGCTGTCATCTTACCTTTCCATCCTATCATCTGTGCTCCAAATATCTCAACTGCAGACTATCTTTAATTCGTCTCAATCTCCCAGATGGTCTAAGCTGCCTGGTCTTCAAGTCTTCCTGTTAAATTAACTCTCTGGGCTCATGTTTTTCGACAGAGCCGCTTTCGGTTCGCTCGAGTATGAGTGAAACATACAATTATCATTCCAGCGTGACATTTTACAACCTACCCTGCTCTTCAGACACATCAAGTATGTCAAGTATGAAgcacaaaaaaatgtgaaaagtgtTTGCCGTTTCTGAACAAGTTATGGACTGCAGCTATCCATGAAAGACGATAATAATCAACAGATGCAAAACACTCAACAACACCTAGTTTGTGTGCATCGTTGACAAATGCTTGATTGTGTCACAAAACCAAGTGGCTTCCTACCTTGATGGCATTTTTTTCCCACAGACTTGTCTAAAGCACTAGAAAACCCTAGTAATCTGCCTAATACTCGTGTTCAAACACGTTTCATAAGTTAACATGTCACCATTTGTAGACAAGGTACAGCATTCTTAGGTCTTGAAGTCAGTTTTGAAGCATTCTGGACATCAGACACATGAGAAACTTACTCCAATGTGTTTGATACTTTCTGATGCTTTCTCAATAAGCAGCACTTTTGGCCACAGGAAAGGGTGCGCGATAATGACAAAAAATCTCAATGTTTTCTAGAATATTTTCGATAATACGTTGAAGATATGTTGTTGAGCATGTTACACACATTTTGTACGGTGGTTAGTTTGCAGGAGTAAAAGaagtttaaatagatttttaccttttgtgggcatttttacctttataaggctatttttttttacgtaattaaatgtatgcatcatTTTTTTGGGGTCAAATACTTACATTTAATCAATCAGTTTAAACAGTAAGAAACTACACAATCTAATGAAATCGGTATCAACAAATTTTTGTGTCTGTGATACAGAGATGGCACAGGATCTGCATCTGAAGTGTCGTTTACATGAACCAAAACAGACTGtttaatgcagaacattaatGCAGTTATAAATGCATAGTTAAcgttttgatgtttaaaaaaaaaaatttcaatagtGATATTATATAGTGATATAATTTTGGGGCGAGTCACTGAATCACTCATTCAACCGATTATTTGATTCAGTAACGCAAAAGAGTTCTGCTGTGGCTTAATTTGAAACTAGGGCTAAAATGATTAGTCTGTCGACTAATATTTTTGTTGTCAAATTGATCTCATATGAACTGTAAGAGCCTGCAATAACACTGTTTGACCAGTGTGGTGCTGTATTCAGCTCTCACAGATGAAATTCAAGaggagactccgaacctgaagcAGAGTTTAaatgaatctgtaaaaatgtccTGTGCACTTTactctaaataattaaataaacacaacaaatgACAGTGGTGAGAAAACAGcggttaagaaagcatctgatcatagCAATGTTGATAAGTTTGCAACAGCTCTGCAATCGGCTCTTCAGTCACATTATGTTTGTTTCAGCCCTTTTTGATActattttcattgactaaaaaagAACTGCTGTGTGTAAAATGTGAGTGAATTAATATTAACTGTTTATGAGACGgtcttggagaaaaaaaaactgtactctttATATTACCCATTTCAgaagatatacatataaaaaaaatcatacggGGAAAATATTTGCACCATTATCTCTAATTTTGTGggaattgtaaatgtattttaacaaacttaaTCACGCAGTGAAAGCGTGAACTCTAAATGCGCTCGTGCAGTAGTCTAACCTACATCTCAAATCGCATATAGTTTAGACACTTATGATATTATCGTAGATGATATATCGCACTCCCCAAACCTGGCCTGTCTGAATGGGTTTCAAAAGCCAAACGCCCAAAAATGCTGTTTAGGATGGCAGCTCACTTGGCCTCCATTTCTACATGATTATTAGTTTGAGCGTTTAAAGACGTGGGTCCTGTAGATGCTCACCTGTCCTCCTCGCCCTCCAGCAGCTTCCTGTAGGCGTTGATCTCCATGTCCAGGGCCAGTTTGACGTCCAGCAGCTCCTGGTACTCGTTGAGCTGCTGCTGCATGCACTCCCTCAGCTCGGCCATCTCACGCTCTTTGTCATCCAGCTGTCGGCGATACTTGTCCCGGTCGCTGGATAGCATGTCCTCTAGCTCGCGGATGCGCTCCTCAGCGGCAGACGCCTGCGGTGGGGCGACAAAAAACAAGTTGTGAATGACGGGTAGCAATTCATCAGGCCATTTCTGCTGCTCAGTATttgtggtcgaccgatatatagcCAAGGccaatatatcggccgatatttggcacatatcggtcgaccactattcAGCACAACAGTGTGGTGTTTTCCTCTAACACTACAGGAGAACTCAAAGAGAACAGAAGTTTAAACTCAAAAGGCTTTCAATTTGGACATTTAGACTTTAGCTTTAGGCCATCTGTACCTGTTTCTGCAGAGCGCTGAGCTGATAGCTCAGGCCCTCGATCCTCATGTGAGCTTCCTGGAGCTCCTCGCGGGCCGTGAGCACTGCCTTATCGTTCATGTCAGACGACACCTTGGCGTTATCCAGCTGCAGAGACAAGATTTTAGTTCACACACAAACCACGTTTCCAACAGCGAGTTTATTTGTGAAGCTAGTGTTTCTGACTTTGGCCCTGAAGGTCTGCTGGAGCTCGTCCTTGTAGATCTGCACTTGCTCCTCGTGCTGTCTGCGCAGATCCTGCAGCGCCTGCGCTAGCTTGAACTCGTAGTCCTGCCGTACGCCCGAGTCCACCTCCACCATACGCTTCTCACGATGCCGGCGAGTCTCACGCACCTCCTGCATCACACACACGTGTTACATCTGACCTGGGCACAGATTGACTAGAAAGCAATGGTTGGCCGAAATTGCAGGTGAAATTAACTAATAATTAATACTTtactaaatatgtttaaatgtgcaaatgtccctgtggctcagtggtagagcattgtgttagcagcgcaaaaggttctgggttcgattcccaggaaacacatAGTGGTAAAAAGTCACttgggataaaagcgtctgctaaatcatttatagcacaattgtttatacacttattcatttgccaatttgtaattctcctgtaaaattttttttttttttttttgtctgtgtgttgttgtctctgtttactggaagcttatgtcactaaaacaaattccttgtatgcgcaagcatacttggcaataaagctctttctgattctgatttctgattttctaaatgcataaatgtaaatgcaaatgggcgttatttaattaaatatgcactaattcACATGAAGTCGATTTCAAaattcttgtttaattttttttgacataCAAAGGGAACTCCGGGTATCCCTTTTTaagtcactccataattcagaaaacactttaaacagccagaaaacaatatatttccaTTATTATATTTCCATTATTATAATCAAGAAAGTTATATAGGAACAAAtccctcagtaaaaaccttcagaatatagacaggagtAATTAAGTAAAGTCTGTTGTGTGTAAGTGCCACTGAattggagatttatggctcagtgttggagaaaaaacttattttgagaacagcctttaaaaatatgtattatatttgaaatctattgacacaaatagATAAAGCGCTATAAAAGGAACATGTAAcggtgtcttttggatgttttctttccattagTCTGAAAAAACACTTAAAGTGAACTTTAggccaaaaagcccaaaatcaaaAAATTAACAGGTGCATGATTTTTTGCCTGCAATGTCTCGCATTAACTAATTGGCCAATATTTTatccagacttttattttgacaccattgggacttttattttgacaccatTAAACTGACCTCCTCAAACATGCTCTTCCTGAACTCCAGCTCCTCTGTCAGACTCTGGCAGCGGTTTTCCAGATCCACCCGTGCTAGCGTCTCCGTCTCCAGCTGTTTCTTAGCCACGCCGTGAGCGTCTTCAGCCTGAAACAGGAGACGAACGCCTCCGTTAGACCTCGTTCTGAAGCCGAGGAGGCTGAAATGTGGCTTGAGGGACTTACTTTGGCCAGCTGAGTCTTGAGGTCGGCGAGTTCGGCAGACAGGGAGTTGTTCTCGCTGAGGGCCGTGTTAAGAGCCGCCTCTTTCTTGTTGTACTGCGCTTCCAGTTCCTTGAGCCGAGACTGAGCCAGAGCCAGGTCTCCATCCTTCTTCTTAAAGCTGGAAAACAAATTCAAAAAGAGTCAAAATCGATCTTTAACAACGGCTGTCAGTGGATTAATCATGTTTTtggaattaatttaattcatccgTTAGACGGTGTGAATAAAGATGTATAAAGTAGAGCTTTAACTGTACTACGATATAACAATAATAGTAAATTAGCTAAAATAGTAAATAAGTTATTATAACGAAATAAAAACGCAACAAGATATAAAACGTAAACATATCATAAAAATACGCAATATACAATTAATGatacataaaaatgtcaaaaacaaaaggtttttaaaaactacaaatagaaacattagaagaaaacaaagttaaacaaatttaataaaaatacaccctTTAAATATAGAtgataaaagtaaaatacaaacaatacaaCCCAcatgaaaaattattaatttattttattaatatagtaaCAAATATTACtagaaatatactttttaaatgtaaacgATAAATGTAAGATATAAATTTAATACAGACCACAGTATTAATAatgtgatattatattatataaaacaatactgttggcttttattaaaataaatatactttacaGTATTTATCGCAAATTAGAATCATATTAATGAGGGCTGGGTTTCACACGCTTCTCAgtgaaacaaaacatttaatccCTCTTCAAATTATTtcctatattttttttcagtagctACGACACGAGCTTCGCTAACATTTCATATAACGTAATTCAGATTCTCCCCAAATGCAGATAAAGCTGGTGTAATCTGCGTGACAAGTTACAGATgttacacacacactgctgtgggTAAACCAGTCGCCCACAATCAGGCACCTTGCAACAGCCACTTCCTGTTTATTTGCGCTCATTAGCCACGAGATCAACCGAACATGACATCTTAAGCAAATGCATGCAAGTTCTGTTCTAGTCGAATTATACAAAGCAGCAGATGGAAGCGGGTTTAAACCAGGTTAGTTAAGCCCAACTTATGTTTAAAGACCACTTACTTAAAGCCTTATGGGTAATTAAACTAAAGCAATAAGCAcagtgaagccgtggtttacagtgaatttataacatagGCATGACGCTtcatggggcttattgcttttataaaacggctagtaaggtttcacaaaataaaacagagtaaataaagtgtaatgatattaataaaaacagtattcttccaccaaataATGTAGCTTCTCAGAAACAGGTGTGGTTCTAagaaagtggttgccgagcaacacacaaatgtaaacaaaggtgtatgtttggctcagccaatcagaatcaaggactggaACTCTCTGATTTATAATGGGAAGGGTGTTTTCACATAACAAGTGTGTTTTTGAGTCGTACTCACTTGCGTGTGACCTCCTCGAGATCAGAGTTGGCTTTTCCCAGATCGATCTGAAGTTTGGCTCGTTCCCGCGCCGTTTCGTCAAGCACTCGCCTGGTGTCCGCGAGCTCGGCCTCATAAAGAGTCTTAATCCCAGACACCTAAGCGAAAAACACACCATCAGTATCATCGTTAAATTAAAGCAGGAAAAACAAACTTTCgcgcttttaaattttttttttttaaataagataaaCGATTTTAAAAACGTATTTGAAGTTTATTGTATAAACGTAAGAAATACACTCGTTTTAACatgacacatttttatttatatttaattttagtagtaaaacaaaacaaaataaactaattaaaaaaaatgtaaacactatacgataatttttatttagtttaagttgaaatactaaagctaaaattaataaacattaatatatacattaaaaatgacaaaaactcacAATCacttactaaaactttaaattaaggtaaaaaaaaaagaagcccatttctaaaacaaaatgtttctctTTAGCTCATTTaacttttttgcacattttttcatatttcgtttacatttgtgtgtggcTTATAATTTACAATCAAcaagattaaacatttttttataatatatattatagtatagtaaacttttattctttcttttaacCTATAGTAAGGTTTCGCGTTGTCCATATTTTTACTTCTGTTGGTGGTTGAAAATTaacacaatgattttttttcttacatttcagTGCAATTTGAAACATTGTAACACAAATAtgccttataaataaataaatattacgcTTGTACTACAAAAACAACCAAGGAAAATTTGACTTGATAAGGCACTGAAAGACCTTTTAAAAAATACTGaaagacctttttttattattattaaaatgcactCGGAACTTGCATCAAtgatgccacaaaaaaaaaaaacactgattcaaaCACATAACAACAAGATGATTTCAGGAGCCTACAAGTCCTTGAGCAACTAAGTTACTAGCAGACATTATTAGTAAATAAACTAAGTTTGAGAGGAAAGTGCatgacagaaaacaagactttaaaCCGCATTTAAGCCATTTCTTTCCTCATGTCTGATCTATGAGGGGTGCAGTTTGATGCGGTCACCATTCAGATCAGATTCAAATTTCAAAAGTGCATCTGGCCACTCCCAGACTTTGAGGAAAACGCCCAAACACACACTCAGGAGTCCAGGACAACACATAAAAGTTTAGGAATCACGCTTTCTAACGTGAatttgatcacacacacacacacacgcattgcTAACTGATCAACCCatgcataaataaaaagaaaacgcaCAACTTAAGAGGCATGTGGAGACAGTTAACTGGCCACTTTATAGAGCTCACATACATTTGCTTTTacatgcaatgcatttatgaaaaTAGATTTGCATTCGCAAAACACGGTTTTCAATGCACTTGCTTGATTGTGTCAAAATGCATAACGTTAACTTCCTCGCGCGATTTTTCAAAT
This region includes:
- the LOC132131918 gene encoding lamin-B2-like, which codes for MATATPSRESSRATAAQTPLSPARITRLQEKEELSALNDRLAVYIDRVRSLELENDRLLVKVSEKEEVSTREVSGIKTLYEAELADTRRVLDETARERAKLQIDLGKANSDLEEVTRNFKKKDGDLALAQSRLKELEAQYNKKEAALNTALSENNSLSAELADLKTQLAKAEDAHGVAKKQLETETLARVDLENRCQSLTEELEFRKSMFEEEVRETRRHREKRMVEVDSGVRQDYEFKLAQALQDLRRQHEEQVQIYKDELQQTFRAKLDNAKVSSDMNDKAVLTAREELQEAHMRIEGLSYQLSALQKQASAAEERIRELEDMLSSDRDKYRRQLDDKEREMAELRECMQQQLNEYQELLDVKLALDMEINAYRKLLEGEEDRLKLSPSPSSRVTVSRTTASSTSSSSRGSRAKRKRVELEEASTTAPKVQISQEAEATGSVSIEEIDLEGKSVTLRNNSDKDQSLGSWRLKRQIGDGEEIAYKFSPKFVLKAGQTVNVWAADAGVSHSPPSDLLWKSQSSWGTGEEILTLLVNSSGEEVAKRTVKKSVIEMENGDDDEDLFHKQGDPKIQSRECAVM